TGATGGCGAAAGGTAACGGTGACGATGTCGCGGGCGGTGAAACTGTCGCGAACTGGGATCCGCATACCATGCCGGTTATCACCGAAGTGGGCGGTAGCATTCGCTTTACCGACATGATCGACGGCCAGACGATTACGCGTCAGACCGACGAACTGACCGGCCTGTCTTCCATCGTGGTTCTGGACAGTGCAGAACGTACCGGTGGCGGTAAAGACCTGCGTCCGGCGCTGAAAATCGTTGACGCCAACGGCAATGACGTACTGATCCCGGGCACCGACATGCCGGCACAGTACTTCCTGCCGGGCAAAGCGATTGTTCAGCTGGAAGACGGTTCTCAGATCGGTGCGGGTGACACTCTGGCGCGTATTCCGCAGGAATCCGGCGGTACCAAGGACATCACCGGTGGTCTGCCGCGCGTTGCTGACCTGTTTGAAGCCCGTCGTCCGAAAGAGCCGGCAATCCTCGCTGAAATCAGCGGCGTGGTGTCGTTCGGTAAAGAAACCAAAGGTAAGCGTCGTCTGGTGATTACGCCGGTTGATGGCAGCGATCCATACGAAGAGATGATCCCGAAATGGCGTCAGCTTAACGTGTTCGAAGGCGAACGCGTGGAGCGCGGTGACGTGATTTCCGACGGACCAGAATCTCCGCATGACATTCTGCGCTTGCGTGGCGTACACGCGGTAACGCGTTACATCACCAACGAAGTGCAGGAAGTTTACCGCTTGCAGGGCGTTAAGATTAACGATAAACACATCGAAGTTATCGTTCGTCAGATGTTGCGTAAAGGCACCATCGTTAACCCAGGCAGTTCCGAGTTCCTGGAAGGTGAGCAGGTCGAGATGTCACGCATCAAGATAGCAAACCGTCAGTTGGAAGCGAACGGTAAGATTTCGGCGACCTTCAGCCGCGATCTGCTGGGTATCACCAAGGCGTCTCTGGCGACCGAATCCTTCATCTCTGCGGCATCGTTCCAGGAAACGACACGCGTGTTGACGGAAGCCGCGGTTGCCGGTAAACGTGATGAACTGCGTGGCCTGAAAGAGAACGTCATCGTCGGTCGTCTGATCCCGGCCGGTACGGGCTATGCGTATCATCAGGATCGCATGCGTCGCCGTCAGGCAGGCGAAGTTCAGCCGACACCGCAGGTGAGTGCTGAAGAAGCCTCCGCCAACCTGGCAGAACTGTTGAATGCCGGTCTGGGTGGTAGCGACGACGAGTAATCGTTCGTCTCATGTCTGCTACAGGCAGTAACGTAACAGGCTATAAATAAAGAAACCGCGCCTTATTCAGGGTGCGGTTTTTTTTATCTTCTTATTTCACTTCCTTGTCTTTCTTTGATGCCAGTAACGGTTTAAAAAGAAGAGGGGGTGTCTTTGCTGATGCGCCCTGGTGATATGAAATTTAGATACGGGCAGGTGATATAATTGCGCTATAACATCAGCATGGGTGTCTTATAAGGAATGTCCGATGCGATTTAACATCACGCTTTCAGGCATCGTTCTGGCGTTACTGTCCGCGAGTGCGTTCAGTACGGGTGAAATGTCTGCGGGTTATCCTGCACCGGTGCAGAAAGTGTTCAGACACTGGCAAGTGACCTGCAATAACCTCAATGATTGTGACATCAGGAATAATGACCCCTACCTGCGCGTGACGCTCAAGCGTGAGGCCGGTGCGCAGGGGAAGATCTCGCTGGATTTTGATCTGGCGGATAAGCGCCAGGCGTTGTATCTCGACGGCGCGCGTTTTGCCCTTGCTCAACCCGCCTGGCAGACGGATGAAGAAGAAGGCGCATTCTATGTTCATACCGAGCAACTGGATGTCATCCAGCAATTTGTGCAGGCGGCGAAAAATGCCAGGCGTTTGACGCTCTCCGAGGCGAGCGCACAAGGAAGTAATCAGGATGAGTCAATTTCGCTTAATGGACTCAATGCGGCGCTGCTGCTGGTGGATGAGCGGCAAGGGCGGCTGGATAACCGCAGTGCGTTGCTGAAAGTGGGCAATGGCGATGTATCACAGGTTCCCGCCGCGCCGATAGGACAAGAGATTCACCCCGCCTATACCCAGCCGCCACCGTTAACCAATGGTAAGGCCTTGATTAATGCGGTGATCAAGGCGAAAAAAACGCTGCTGGAAGAGGAAGATTGCGGGTTGAGCAAAGAAGCCCGCCAGTTAAGCGAAGCCGAGCCGCTGACGCATGATCTGGCGCTGGTGATGCTCAACTGTGGCGTGGGCGCGTATCAATCCTCCAGCCTGCTGTTTATTACGCCGCGTAATAACCCGCAGGCCGCGCAATTGCTGGAGCTGACCAGGCCTATCCGCCCGTTGAACAGCCGTGAAGAGAAGATTCGCTGGTTTACCGAAGCCGATTATGACCCGGAAAGCGGCATGTTATATCACTCGGTGAAAGGCCGTGGCATTGCTGACTGCGGCGAGAGCGGGCAGTGGGTATTTGATGGTAAGACTTTTCAACTGGTCGCCTATAACTATCAACCAGAATGTAACGGTGGGCAACCGGGAGATTGGCCTTCGGTCTGGGCGATGCCGGGCTACCCGACCGAGTAGCCCGACACGATGTTGTTGTGGGCTATTTTTTATGTAGCCCCTTTTTTCCTATCGTTATCTACCTCTTAAAGGATCATCACGTTTTGCGAGTAGTGGAGCCGTGATTTGAAGGGATATGGATATGCAATTTTTGAAAAGCCTGTTTTGGGGTGTGGTGCTGTCGTTGCTGTCTGTGACCTGCCCCCAGTATTAGATACAACGATCAGTTAGTAATATCGGTTTGTTTACCTTCTAATTTTCCATTTCTCCAGCTTGCTGCAAATTCAGACGGCGTCTGGTAATTCAGCGATGAATGAGGTCTGGACTCGTTATAGTCCTGCCGCCAGTCATTAATGATTTTCCGGGCATGAAGAATATCGCTGAACCAGTGTTCATTCAGGCATTCATCCCGAAAGCGACCGTTGAAACTCTCAATAAATCCGTTCTGCGTTGGCTTACCTGGCTGGATAAGTCGCAACTCCACACCATGCTCAAAGGCCCATTGATCGAGCGCACGGCAGGTAAATTCCGGGCCCTGATCGGTTCTTATTGTCGCCGGATAGCCACGAAAGAGCGCGATGCTGTCCAGAATACGCGTGACCTGAACGCCTGAAATACCGAAAGCAGCAGTGATCGTCAGACACTCCTTCGTGAAATCATCCACACAAGTCAGGCACTTAATCCGGCGGCCGCTGGCAAGTGCATCCATGACAAAATCCATCGACCATGTCAGGTTCGGCGCATCCGGGCGAAGAAGCGGAAGCCGCTCAGTCGCCAGACCCTTACGGCGCTGTCTGCGTTTTACGCCCAGGCCATTGAGATGATAGATGCGGTAGACCCGTTTGTGGTTAACGCAAAGGCCTTCACGACGCAGAAGCTGCCAGATACGCCGGTAACCGAAACGTCGGCGTTCCATTGCCAGTTCGGTGATACGTGCAGACAGATACGCATCAGTAGCCGGGCGGTGCGCATCATAACGGCAGGTCGACAGGGACAAACCTGTCAGCCTGCAGGCACGCCGTTGCGACAGACCTGTCGCTTTGCACATCACTGTCACGGCTTCCCGCTTCTGGTCTGTCGTCAGTACTTTCGGCCCAAAGCCACCTGTAGTGCCTCTTTATCCAGCATGGCTTCGGCGAGCAGCTTCTTGAGGCGGGCGTTCTCTTCTTCAAGTGACTTAAGCCTTTTTACTTCAGGTACGTCCATGCCACCAAACTTCTTACGCCACGTATAAAACGTGGCGTCGGAGATGGCGTACTTACGGCAAAGTTCGCGGGCGGAAACACCCGCCTCGGCTTCGCGAAGAATATTGATGATCTGTTCGTCGGAAAAACGCTTCTTCATGGGGTTGTCCTCATGTTGCTGATGAAGACATTACTAACATCGTCGTGTGTTAATCAATGGGGAGCAGGTCATCTGGTAGCGCATGCGCAGCAGAGGCTAAAATTCTAGGGTATCCTGTTCCGGTACAGAAAGAATTTAAAGATTGGCAAGTGACGTGTAACAACTTGAATACCTGTCAGCTCAATAATTACGCTGAGAGAGACGGTTATCAATATGTGATCCTCAAGCGTGATGCAGGTGCTTCAGGAAAGATTTCCCTGTCCATCCTGTTAAAACCCGATCAGCAGGCCGTCTATCTGGACGGCACGCCGTTTCCGCTTGATGCCGCCGACTGGCAGATTGATAACGAATCCGATAGTGATGGCAAGTTCTATCGTTACACCACCAGGTTAGAGGTAATTCAACGGTTTATTCAGGCGGCGAGAAACGCGCAGCAATTGGCGTTGGTTGAACAGCCCACTACTCAGGAAGTTGAGGATGGAGATGTGGTGTCGCTAAATGGCCTGAGTGCGGCGCTGCTACTGGCGGATGAGCGGCAAGGCCGGTTAAAGAACCGCAGTGCGTTGCTGAATGTCGGTGAAGGCGAGGTTTCGCAGGTCCCGCCAGTGCCTACCGGGCAACAGGTTGACATTACCTATCGTCAGCCATCACCGCTGAGTGATGCGGTCGCATTGGCGGCTGCGGTCGGCGAGGCGCGGAAGGATAAACTAGAAAATGCACATTGTGATCAACGCGATAAAAACATAACTGCAAATCCAAGAGCCATCGCATTAACCCGCGAGTTGGCGTTAGTGATCTTTACATGCCCTCCTGGGGCAATCCAGATCAGTAATGAGCTCTTCATTACCTCACAACTTCGCCCACAGGCAGCCAGCTTGTTAACGCTACTGATTTTTGACTGGGACAAAAATGCGCTGGTTAACATGGCGGACACGGCTACGACACTTATGAATGTTGAGTATGACGAGAAAACTGGAATATTGTCTCATACAGTTCAAGGGAACACGGTCTGTAATTTTGGTGAAAGCGCGAGATGGATGTTTGATGGTAGCACTTTCCAGCCAGTGGACTATCGATTTTCCAATATCTGTGCCAGGAGAAAAGACTGGCCGTCCGTGTGGGCGATGCCGGGCTACCCAACCGAGTAGCCCGACACGAGGGGACAGTCAGCACGCCTTTTTGCGTCCATGCTGGCCGGGTGGTGGCGGAGCCGATGGAAAGCCCTGGCTCCGGCTGTATCAGCCCCGCTACTGTAATGCCCGATGGAGGTGCGTGCGACAAGCTGCGTCTCACGCTGCGTAGCGGTACGCAATTTATCGCCGGACTGATGTCCCGATGACATTTTTTTGCGATGTGCCTCGCCAGTTTTTTCCACCCGGTTTAACCCTTTCTCTGCGTGGGGTGATACGGTCAGCGAAATGAATCCACGTCATGACGCGTCAGGCCGATATCGTCCAGTTGGTTGTTGTTCAGGCGTTGCAATATTTTCCGCGCTTGTACCCGCTGACGCCAGCGCTGCCAGCATTGCTGTACCCGTTGTAATCGTCCCGGTTTTCTGCCGGGCTGAGAGCATGGTGGTGTCATATGGCATCCTCGCAGGGTGTCAGTGTGCGTTATCTCTGTTTTTACCTGTTATGATACGCAGACAAAAAATTGATATTTACTCGATACAGATAGTGAGCCTGAGGGCGTTTTTTTGTGGCTATCTGTCCCTGTTCTGCTTGCCTGCTTTGTGGTTTAAAGCGGGAAGACGGGTGTGGCTGGCGTTTGATGCATGCGTCGTCACACTCCTGCCTGCGGATGTTGGGTAAAGTGATGAGATGCTCCCGCGCGTTAACCCAATATCGTTAAGTTG
This sequence is a window from Dickeya aquatica. Protein-coding genes within it:
- a CDS encoding DUF1176 domain-containing protein is translated as MRFNITLSGIVLALLSASAFSTGEMSAGYPAPVQKVFRHWQVTCNNLNDCDIRNNDPYLRVTLKREAGAQGKISLDFDLADKRQALYLDGARFALAQPAWQTDEEEGAFYVHTEQLDVIQQFVQAAKNARRLTLSEASAQGSNQDESISLNGLNAALLLVDERQGRLDNRSALLKVGNGDVSQVPAAPIGQEIHPAYTQPPPLTNGKALINAVIKAKKTLLEEEDCGLSKEARQLSEAEPLTHDLALVMLNCGVGAYQSSSLLFITPRNNPQAAQLLELTRPIRPLNSREEKIRWFTEADYDPESGMLYHSVKGRGIADCGESGQWVFDGKTFQLVAYNYQPECNGGQPGDWPSVWAMPGYPTE
- a CDS encoding IS3 family transposase (programmed frameshift), whose product is MKKRFSDEQIINILREAEAGVSARELCRKYAISDATFYTWRKKFGGMDVPEVKRLKSLEEENARLKKLLAEAMLDKEALQVALGRKLLTTDQKREAVTVMCKATGLSQRRACRLTGLSLSTCRYDAHRPATDAYLSARITELAMERRRFGYRRIWQLLRREGLCVNHKRVYRIYHLNGLGVKRRQRRKGLATERLPLLRPDAPNLTWSMDFVMDALASGRRIKCLTCVDDFTKECLTITAAFGISGVQVTRILDSIALFRGYPATIRTDQGPEFTCRALDQWAFEHGVELRLIQPGKPTQNGFIESFNGRFRDECLNEHWFSDILHARKIINDWRQDYNESRPHSSLNYQTPSEFAASWRNGKLEGKQTDITN
- a CDS encoding DUF1176 domain-containing protein is translated as MGSRSSGSACAAEAKILGYPVPVQKEFKDWQVTCNNLNTCQLNNYAERDGYQYVILKRDAGASGKISLSILLKPDQQAVYLDGTPFPLDAADWQIDNESDSDGKFYRYTTRLEVIQRFIQAARNAQQLALVEQPTTQEVEDGDVVSLNGLSAALLLADERQGRLKNRSALLNVGEGEVSQVPPVPTGQQVDITYRQPSPLSDAVALAAAVGEARKDKLENAHCDQRDKNITANPRAIALTRELALVIFTCPPGAIQISNELFITSQLRPQAASLLTLLIFDWDKNALVNMADTATTLMNVEYDEKTGILSHTVQGNTVCNFGESARWMFDGSTFQPVDYRFSNICARRKDWPSVWAMPGYPTE
- a CDS encoding DUF1127 domain-containing protein yields the protein MTPPCSQPGRKPGRLQRVQQCWQRWRQRVQARKILQRLNNNQLDDIGLTRHDVDSFR
- a CDS encoding DUF1127 domain-containing protein, encoding MPTHIATTITSFFAPVRFLLRHSYQGLQRWHERKQTRKILSELTDHQLNDIGLTRGSISSLYPTSAGRSVTTHASNASHTRLPALNHKAGKQNRDR